The following are encoded in a window of Pongo abelii isolate AG06213 chromosome 16, NHGRI_mPonAbe1-v2.0_pri, whole genome shotgun sequence genomic DNA:
- the MAP1A gene encoding microtubule-associated protein 1A isoform X2 produces MDGVAEFSEYVSETVDVPSPFDLLEPPTSGGFLKLSKPCCYIFPGGRGDSALFAVNGFNILVDGGSDRKSCFWKLVRHLDRIDSVLLTHIGADNLPGINGLLQRKVAELEEEQSQGSSSYSDWVKNLISPELGVVFFNVPEKLRLPDASRKAKRSIEEACLTLQHLNRLGIQAEPLYRVVSNTIEPLTLFHKMGVGRLDMYVLNPVKDSKEMQFLMQKWAGNSKAKTGIVLPNGKEAEISVPYLTSITALVVWLPANPTEKIVRVLFPGNAPQNKILEGLEKLRHLDFLRYPVATQKDLASGAVTTNLKPSKIKQRADSKESLKATTKTAVSKLAKREEVVEEGAKEARSELAKELAKTEKKAKESSEKPPEKPAKPERVKTESSEALKAEKRKLIKDKVGKKHLKEKISKLEEKKDKEKKEIKKERKELKKDEGRKEEKKDAKKEEKRKDTKPELKKISKPDLKPFTPEVRKTLYKAKGPGRVKIDRSRAVRGEKELSSEPQTPPAQKGAVPLPTISGHRELVLSSPEDLTQDFEEMKREERALLAEQRDMGLGDKPFPLDTAEEGPPSTAIQGTPPSVPGLGQEEHVMKEKEVVPEVPEEQGSKDRGLDSGAETEEEKDTWEEKKQREAERLPDRTEAREESESEVKEDVIEKAELEEMEEVHPSDEEEEDATKAEGFYQKHMQEALKVTPRSQEAFGGRELGLQGKAPEKETSSFLSSLTTPAGATEHVSYIQDETIPGYSETEQTISDEEIHDEPEERPAPPRFHTSTYDLPGPEGTGPFEASQPADSAVPATSGKVYGTPETELTYPTNIVAAPLAEEEHVSSATSITECDKLSSFATSVAEDQSVASLTAPQTEETGKSSLLLDTVTSIPSSRTEATQGLDYVPSAGTISPTSSLEEDKGFKSPPCEDFSVTGESEKRGEVIGKGLSGERAVEEEEEETANVEMSEKLYSQYGTPVFSAPGHALHPGEPALGEAEERCLSPDDSTVKMASPPPSGPPSATHTPFHQSPVEEKSEPQDFQEADSWGDTKRTPGVGKEDAAEETVKPGPEEGTLEKEEKIPPPRSPQAQETPVSIDEVLTGCTIQLLPEQDKAIVFETMEAGEPTGPILGAEALPGGLRTLPQEPGKPQKDEVLRYPDRSLSPEDAESLSVLSVASPDTANQEPTPKSPCGLTEQYLHKDRWPEVSPEDTQSLSLSEESPSKETSLDVSSKQLSPESLGTLQFGELNLGKEEMGHLMQAEDTSYHVAPMSVPEPHAATASSPTDGTTRYSAQTDITDESLDRKSPASSFSHSTPSGNGKYLPGAITSPDEHILTPDSSFSKSPESLPGPALEDIAIEWEDKVPGLKDRTSEQKKEPEPKDEVLQQKDKTLEHKEVVEPKDTAIYQKDEAPDVKNEAVKQQDKALEQKSRDLEQKDTALEQKDKALEPKDKDLEEKDKALEQKDKIPEEKDKALEQKDTALEQKDKALEPKDKDLEQKDRVLEQKDKIPEEKDKALDQKVRSVEHKAAEDTVAEMKGRDLEQTDKAPEQKHQAQEQKDKVSEKKDQALEQKYWALGQKDEALEQNIQALEENDQTQEQESLVQEDKTRKPKMLEEKSPEKVKAMEEKLEALLEKTKALGLEESLVQEGKAREQEEKYWRGQEVVQEWQETSTREEPAGEQKELAPAWEDTSPEQDSRYWRGREDVALEQDTYWRELSCERKVWFPHELDGQGARPRYTEERESTFLDEGPDDEQEVPPREHATRSPWASDFKDFQESSPQKGLEVERWLAESPVGLPPEEEDKLTRSPFEIISPPASPPEMVGQRVPSAPGQDSPIPDPKLMPPMKNEPTTPSWLADIPPWVPKDRPLPPAPLSPAPGPPTPAPESHTPAPFSWGTVEYDSVVAAVQEGAAELEGGPYSPLGKDYRKAEGEREEEGRAEAPDKSSHSSKVPEASKTHATTEPEQTEPEQREPTPYPDERSFQYADIYEQMMLTGLGPACPTREPPLGAAGDWPPCLSTKEEAAGRNTSAEKELSSPISPKSLQSDTPTFSYAALAGPTEPPRPEPGPSVEPSLTPPAVPPRAPILSKGPSPPLNGNILSCSPDRRSPSPKESGRSHWDDSTSDSELEKGAREQPEKAQSPSPPHPIPMGSPTLWPETEAHVSLPLDSHLGPARPSLDFPASAFGFSSLQPAPPQLPSPAEPRSAPCGSLAFSGDRALALAPGPPTRTRHDEYLEVTKAPSLDSSLPQLPSPSSPGAPLLSNLPRPASPALSDGSSSEATTPVISSVAERFSPGLEATEQESGELDPGMEPAAHSLWDLTPLSPAPPASLDLALAPAPSLPGDMGDGILPCHLECSEAATEKPSPFQGPSEDCAANGPTETSPNPPGPAPAKAENEEAAACPAWERGAWPEGAERSSRPDTSLSPEQPVCPAGGSGGPPSSASPEVEAGPQGCATEPRPHRGELSPSFLNPPLPPSTDDSDLSTEEVQLVERGGRRRAGGPGTTGGPCPGTDETPPTSASDSGSSQSDSDVPPETEECPSITAEAALDSDEDGDFLPVDKAGGVSGTHHPRPGHDPPPLPQPDPRPSPPRPDVCMADPEGLSSESGRVERLREKEKVQGRVGRRAPGKAKPASPARRLDLRGKRSPTPGKGPADRASRAPPRPRSTTSQVTPAEEKDGHSPMSKGLVNGLKAGPMALSSKGSSGAPVYVDLAYIPNHCSGKTADLDFFRRVRASYYVVSGNDPANGEPSRAVLDALLEGKAQWGENLQVTLIPTHDTEVTREWYQQTHEQQQQLNVLVLASSSTVVMQDESFPACKIEF; encoded by the exons ATGGACGGCGTGGCTGAGTTCTCCGAGTATGTCTCTGAGACTGTGGACGTGCCATCCCCATTTGATCTACTAGAGCCCCCCACCTCAGGGGGCTTCCTCAAGCTCTCCAAGCCTTGTTGCTACATCTTCCCAGGTGGTCGTGGGGACTCTGCCCTCTTTGCTGTTAATGGTTTCAACATCCTGGTGGATGGTGGCTCTGATCGCAAGTCCTGCTTTTGGAAGCTGGTACGGCACCTGGACCGCATTGACTCGGTGCTACTCACACACATTGGGGCAGACAACCTGCCAGGCATCAATGGACTACTGCAGCGCAAAGTGGCAGAGCTAGAGGAGGAGCAGTCCCAGGGCTCTAGCAGTTACAGCGACTGGGTGAAGAACCTTATCTCTCCTGAGCTTGGAGTTGTCTTTTTCAATGTGCCTGAGAAGCTGCGGCTTCCTGATGCCTCCCGGAAAGCCAAGCGCAGCATTGAGGAGGCCTGCCTCACTCTGCAGCACTTAAACCGCCTGGGCATCCAGGCTGAGCCTCTATATCGTGTGGTCAGCAATACCATTGAGCCACTGACCCTCTTCCACAAAATGGGTGTGGGCCGGCTGGACATGTATGTCCTCAACCCTGTCAAGGACAGCAAGGAGATGCAGTTCCTCATGCAAAAGTGGGCAGGCAATAGTAAAGCCAAGACAGGCATCGTGCTGCCCAATGGGAAGGAGGCTGAGATCTCCGTGCCCTACCTTACCTCTATCACTGCTCTGGTGGTCTGGCTACCAGCCAATCCCACTGAGAAGATTGTGCGTGTGCTTTTTCCAGGAAATGCTCCCCAAAACAAGATCTTGGAGGGCCTGGAAAAGCTTCGGCATCTGGACTTCCTGCGTTACCCTGTGGCCACGCAGAAGGACCTGGCTTCTGGGGCTGTGACTACCAACCTCAAGCCCAGCAAAATCAAACAGCGGGCTGATAGCAAGGAGAGCCTCAAAGCCACTACCAAGACGGCCGTGAGCAAGTTGGCCAAACGGgaagaggtggtggaagagggagCCAAGGAGGCACGCTCAGAGCTGGCCAAGGAGTTAGCCAAGACAGAGAAGAAGGCAAAAGAGTCATCTGAGAAGCCCCCAGAGAAGCCTGCCAAGCCTGAGAGGGTGAAGACAGAGTCAAGTGAGGCACTGAAGGCAGAGAAGCGAAAGCTGATCAAAGACAAGGTAGGGAAAAAGCACCTTAAAGAAAAGATATCaaagctggaagaaaaaaaagacaaggagaaaaaagagatcaaaaaggagaggaaagagctcaagaaggatgaaggaaggaaggaggagaagaaggatgccaagaaggaggagaagaggaaagatACCAAACCTGAGCTCAAGAAGATTTCCAAGCCAGACCTAAAGCCCTTTACTCCTGAGGTACGTAAGACCCTCTATAAAGCCAAGGGCCCTGGAAGAGTCAAAATAGACAGGAGCCGTGCTGTCCGTGGGGAGAAGGAGCTGTCTTCTGAGCCCCAGACACCCCCAGCCCAGAAGGGAGCTGTACCACTCCCAACCATCAGTGGGCACAGGGAGCTGGTCCTATCCTCACCAGAGGACCTCACACAGGACTTTGAGGAGATGAAGCGTGAGGAGAGGGCTTTGCTGGCTGAACAAAGGGACATGGGACTAGGAGATAAGCCGTTCCCTCTAGACACTGCAGAGGAGGGACCCCCAAGTACAGCTATCCAGGGAACACCACCCTCTGTTCCAGGGCTGGGACAAGAAGAACATGTGatgaaggagaaagaggttgtCCCAGAGGTCCCTGAGGAACAAGGCAGCAAGGACAGAGGCCTAGACTCTGGGGCTgaaacagaggaagagaaagatacCTGGGAGGAAAAGAAGCAGAGGGAAGCAGAGAGGCTCCCAGACAGAACAGAAGCCAGAGAGGAAAGTGAATCTGAAGTAAAGGAGGATGTGATAGAAAAGGCTGAGTTAGAAGAAATGGAGGAGGTACACCCTTcagatgaggaggaagaggacgcGACAAAAGCTGAGGGTTTTTACCAAAAACATATGCAGGAAGCCTTGAAGGTAACTCCAAGGAGCCAGGAGGCTTTTGGGGGTCGGGAATTGGGACTCCAGGGCAAGGCCCCTGAGAAGGAGACCTCGTCATTCCTAAGCAGCCTGACCACACCTGCAGGAGCCACTGAGCATGTCTCTTACATCCAGGATGAGACAATCCCTGGCTACTCAGAGACTGAGCAGACCATCTCAGATGAGGAGATCCATGATGAGCCGGAGGAGCGCCCAGCTCCACCCAGATTTCATACAAGTACATATGACCTGCCCGGGCCTGAAGGTACTGGCCCATTCGAAGCCAGCCAACCTGCCGATAGTGCTGTTCCTGCAACCTCTGGCAAAGTCTATGGAACGCCAGAGACTGAACTCACCTACCCCACTAACATAGTGGCTGCCCCTTTAGCTGAAGAGGAACATGTGTCCTCGGCCACTTCAATCACTGAGTGTGACAAACTTTCTTCCTTTGCCACATCAGTGGCTGAGGACCAATCTGTGGCCTCACTTACAGCTCCCCAGACAGAGGAGACAGGCAAGAGCTCCCTGCTGCTTGACACAGTCACAAGCATCCCTTCCTCCCGTACTGAAGCTACGCAGGGATTGGACTATGTGCCATCGGCTGGTACCATCTCACCCACCTCCTCACTGGAAGAAGACAAGGGCTTCAAATCACCACCCTGTGAGGACTTCTCTGTGACTGGGGAgtcagagaagagaggagaggtcATAGGGAAAGGCTTGTCTGGAGAGAGAGCtgtggaagaggaagaggaggagacagcGAACGTAGAGATGTCTGAGAAACTTTACAGTCAATATGGAACTCCAGTGTTTAGTGCCCCTGGGCATGCCCTACATCCAGGAGAACCAGCCCTTGGAGAAGCAGAGGAGCGGTGCCTTAGCCCAGATGACAGCACAGTGAAGATGGCTTCTCCTCCACCATCTGGCCCACCCAGTGCCACCCACACACCCTTTCATCAGTCCCCAGTGGAAGAAAAGTCTGAGCCCCAAGACTTTCAGGAGGCAGACTCCTGGGGAGACACTAAGCGCACACCAGGTGTGGGCAAAGAAGATGCTGCTGAGGAGACGGTCAAGCCAGGGCCTGAAGAGGGCAcactagagaaggaagagaaaattccTCCTCCCAGGAGCCCCCAGGCCCAGGAAACACCTGTCAGCATTGATGAGGTACTTACAGGCTGTACCATTCAGCTGTTGCCAGAGCAGGATAAAGCAATAGTCTTTGAGACTATGGAGGCAGGAGAGCCCACAGGCCCAATTCTGGGAGCAGAAGCCCTTCCCGGAGGTTTGAGGACTTTACCCCAAGAACCTGGCAAACCTCAGAAAGATGAGGTGCTCAGATATCCTGACCGAAGCCTCTCTCCTGAAGATGCAGAATCCCTCTCTGTCCTCAGCGTGGCCTCCCCAGACACTGCCAACCAAGAGCCTACCCCCAAGTCTCCCTGTGGCCTGACAGAGCAGTACCTACACAAAGACCGTTGGCCAGAGGTATCTCCAGAAGACACCCAGTCACTTTCTCTGTCAGAAGAGAGTCCCAGCAAGGAGACCTCCCTGGATGTCTCTTCTAAGCAGCTCTCTCCAGAAAGCCTTGGCACCCTCCAGTTTGGGGAACTAAAccttgggaaggaagaaatggggCATCTGATGCAGGCCGAGGACACCTCTTACCACGTAGCTCCCATGTCTGTTCCAGAGCCCCATGCAGCCACAGCATCATCTCCCACAGATGGGACGACTCGATACTCTGCACAGACAGACATCACAGATGAGAGCCTTGACAGGAAATCACCTGCCAGCTCATTCTCTCACTCTACACCTTCAGGAAATGGGAAGTACTTACCTGGGGCGATCACAAGCCCTGATGAACACATTCTGACACCTGATAGCTCCTTCTCCAAGAGTCCTGAGTCTTTGCCAGGCCCTGCCTTGGAGGACATTGCCATAGAGTGGGAAGATAAAGTTCCAGGGTTGAAAGACAGAACCTCAGAACAGAAGAAGGAACCTGAGCCAAAGGATGAAGTTTTACAGCAGAAAGACAAAACTCTGGAGCACAAGGAGGTGGTAGAGCCGAAGGATACAGCCATCTATCAGAAAGATGAGGCTCCGGATGTAAAGAACGAGGCTGTGAAACAGCAGGATAAGGCTTTAGAACAAAAGAGCAGAGACTTAGAGCAAAAAGACACAGCCCTAGAACAGAAGGACAAGGCCCTGGAACCAAAAGACAAAGACTTAGAAGAAAAAGACAAGGCCCTGGAACAGAAGGATAAGATCccagaagagaaagacaaagccTTAGAACAAAAGGATACAGCCTTGGAACAGAAGGACAAGGCCCTGGAACCAAAAGATAAAGACTTAGAACAAAAGGACAGGGTCCTGGAACAGAAGGATAAGATCccagaagagaaagacaaagccTTAGATCAAAAAGTCAGAAGTGTTGAACATAAGGCTGCGGAGGACACGGTCGCTGAAATGAAGGGCAGAGACCTAGAACAGACAGACAAAGCCCCTGAACAGAAACACCAGGCCCAGGAACAAAAGGATAAAGTCTCAGAAAAGAAGGATCAGGCCTTAGAACAAAAATACTGGGCTTTGGGACAGAAGGATGAAGCCCTGGAACAAAACATTCAGGCTCTGGAAGAGAACGACCAAACTCAGGAGCAGGAGAGCCTAGTGCAGGAGGATAAAACCAGGAAACCAAAGATGCTAGAGGAAAAATCCCCAGAAAAGGTCAAGGCCATGGAAGAGAAGTTAGAAGCTCTTCTGGAGAAGACCAAAGCTCTGGGCCTGGAAGAGAGCCTAGTGCAGGAGGGCAAGGCCAGAGAGCAGGAAGAGAAGTACTGGAGGGGGCAGGAGGTGGTCCAGGAGTGGCAAGAAACATCTACCAGAGAGGAGCCGGCTGGAGAACAGAAAGAGCTTGCCCCGGCATGGGAAGACACATCTCCTGAGCAGGACAGTAGGTATTGGAGGGGCAGAGAGGATGTGGCCTTGGAACAGGACACATACTGgagggagctaagctgtgagcgGAAGGTCTGGTTCCCTCACGAGCTGGATGGCCAGGGGGCCCGCCCACGCTACACTGAGGAACGGGAAAGCACTTTCCTAGATGAGGGCCCAGATGATGAGCAAGAAGTGCCCCCGCGGGAACATGCAACCCGGAGCCCCTGGGCCTCAGACTTCAAGGATTTCCAGGAATCCTCACCACAGAAGGGGCTGGAGGTGGAGCGCTGGCTTGCTGAATCACCAGTTGGGTTGCCACCAGAGGAAGAGGACAAACTGACCCGCTCTCCCTTTGAGATCATCTCCCCTCCGGCTTCCCCACCTGAGATGGTTGGACAAAGGGTTCCTTCAGCCCCAGGACAAGACAGTCCTATCCCAGACCCTAAGCTCATGCCACCCATGAAGAATGAACCCACTACCCCCTCATGGCTGGCTGATATCCCACCCTGGGTGCCCAAGGACAGACCCCTCCCCCCTGCACCCCTCTCCCCAGCTCCTGGTCCCCCCACACCTGCCCCAGAATCCCATACTCCTGCACCCTTCTCTTGGGGCACAGTCGAGTATGACAGTGTGGTGGCTGCAGTGCAGGAGGGGGCAGCTGAGTTGGAAGGTGGGCCATACTCCCCCCTGGGGAAGGACTACCGCAAGGctgaaggggaaagggaagaagaaggtAGGGCTGAGGCTCCTGACAAAAGCTCACACAGCTCAAAGGTACCAGAGGCCAGCAAAACCCATGCCACCACGGAGCCTGAGCAGACTGAGCCGGAGCAGAGAGAGCCCACACCCTATCCTGACGAGAGAAGCTTTCAGTATGCAGACATCTATGAGCAGATGATGCTTACTGGGCTTGGCCCTGCATGCCCCACTAGAGAGCCTCCACTTGGAGCAGCTGGGGATTGGCCCCCATGCCTCTCAACCAAGGAGGAGGCTGCCGGCCGAAACACATCTGCAGAGAAGGAGCTTTCATCTCCTATCTCACCCAAGAGCCTCCAATCTGACACTCCAACCTTCAGCTATGCAGCCCTGGCAGGACCCACTGAACCCCCAAGGCCAGAGCCAGGGCCAAGTGTGGAGCCCAGCCTCACCCCACCTGCAGTTCCCCCCCGTGCTCCTATCCTGAGCAAAGGCCCAAGCCCCCCTCTTAATGGTAACATCCTGAGCTGCAGCCCAGATAGGAGGTCCCCATCCCCCAAGGAATCAGGCCGGAGTCACTGGGATGACAGCACTAGTGACTCAGAACTGGAGAAGGGGGCTCGGGAACAGCCAGAAAAAGCCCAATCCCCAAGTCCTCCTCACCCCATTCCTATGGGGTCCCCCACATTATGgccagaaactgaggcacatgtTAGCCTTCCCTTGGACTCACACCTGGGGCCTGCCCGACCCAGTCTGGACTTCCCTGCTTCAGCCTTTGGCTTCTCCTCATTGCAGCCAGCTCCCCCACAGCTGCCCTCTCCAGCTGAACCCCGCTCAGCACCCTGTGGCTCCCTTGCCTTCTCTGGGGATCgagctctggctctggctccagGACCCCCCACCAGAACCCGGCATGATGAATACCTGGAAGTGACCAAGGCCCCCAGCCTGGATTCCTCACTGCCCCAGCTCCCATCACCCAGCTCTCCTGGGGCCCCTCTCCTCTCCAATCTGCCACGACCTGCCTCACCAGCCCTGTCTGACGGCTCCTCCTCTGAGGCTACCACACCTGTGATTTCAAGTGTGGCAGAGCGCTTCTCTCCAGGCCTTGAGGCTACAGAACAGGAGTCTGGAGAGCTGGACCCAGGAATGGAACCAGCTGCCCACAGCCTCTGGGACCTCACTCCTCTGAGCCCAGCACCCCCAGCTTCACTGGACTTGGCCCTAGCTCCGGCTCCAAGCCTGCCTGGAGACATGGGTGATGGCATCCTGCCGTGCCACCTGGAGTGCTCAGAGGCAGCCACGGAGAAGCCAAGCCCCTTCCAGGGTCCCTCTGAGGATTGTGCAGCCAATGGCCCAACTGAAACCAGCCCTAACcccccaggccctgccccagccAAGGCTGAAAATGAAGAGGCCGCGGCTTGTCCTGCCTGGGAACGTGGGGCCTGGCCTGAAGGAGCTGAGAGGAGCTCCCGGCCTGACACATCGCTCTCCCCTGAGCAGCCAGTGTGTCCTGCAGGGGGCTCCGGGGGCCCACCCAGCAGTGCCTCTCCTGAGGTCGAAGCTGGGCCCCAGGGATGTGCCACTGAGCCTCGGCCCCATCGTGGGGAGCTCTCCCCATCCTTCCTGAACCCACCTCTGCCCCCATCCACAGATGATAGCGACCTCTCAACTGAGGAAGTTCAGCTAGTAGAAAGAGGGGGGCGGCGCCGAGCAGGGGGGCCAGGGACCACTGGGGGCCCATGCCCTGGGACTGATGAGACACCCCCTACATCAGCCAGTGACTCAGGCTCCTCACAGTCAGATTCTGATGTCCCGCCAGAAACTGAGGAGTGTCCGTCCATCACAGCTGAGGCAGCCCTCGACTCAGATGAAGATGGAGACTTCCTGCCTGTGGACAAAGCTGGGGGTGTCAGTGGTACTCACCACCCCAGGCCTGGCCACGACCCACCCCCTCTCCCACAGCCAGACCCCCGCCCATCCCCTCCCCGCCCTGATGTGTGCATGGCTGACCCCGAGGGGCTCAGCTCAGAGTCTGGGAGAGTAGAGAGGCTACGGGAGAAGGAGAAGGTTCAGGGGCGAGTAGGGCGCAGGGCCCCAGGCAAGGCCAAGCCAGCGTCCCCTGCACGGCGTCTGGATCTTCGGGGAAAACGCTCACCCACCCCTGGTAAAGGGCCTGCAGATCGAGCATCCCGGGCCCCACCTCGACCACGCAGCACTACAAGCCAGGTCACCCCAGCAGAGGAAAAGGATGGACATAGCCCTATGTCCAAAGGCCTAGTCAATGGACTCAAGGCAGGACCGA TGGCCTTGAGTTCCAAGGGCAGCTCTGGTGCCCCTGTATATGTGGATCTCGCCTACATCCCGAATCATTGCAGTGGCAAGACTGCTGACCTTGACTTCTTCCGTCGAGTGCGTGCATCCTACTATGTGGTCAGTGGGAATGACCCTGCCAATGGCGAGCCAAGCCGGGCTGTGCTGGATGCCCTGCTGGAGGGCAAGGCCCAGTGGGGGGAGAATCTTCAG GTGACTCTGATCCCTACTCATGACACGGAGGTGACTCGTGAGTGGTACCAACAAACTCatgagcagcagcagcaactgAACGTCCTGGTCCTGGCTAGCAGCAGCACCGTCGTCATGCAGGATGAGTCCTTCCCTGCCTGCAAGATTGAGTTCTGA